One Castanea sativa cultivar Marrone di Chiusa Pesio chromosome 4, ASM4071231v1 DNA window includes the following coding sequences:
- the LOC142632117 gene encoding probably inactive leucine-rich repeat receptor-like protein kinase At5g48380: MLLKSQTQMVLNSRALVLLHILVWSLPDTLTLSSGTQSDISCLKSIRDSLEDPLNHIATSWTFNNLTEGSICGYVGVSCWYISENRVRGLQLANMGLKGKFPRGLVDCSELIILDLSGNEISGSIPPYISEILPAVEVLKLSNNNLSGEIPSSMGNCSNLEVLILDNNRLTGQIPQQLNQLIRLEVFSVVNNLLSGPVPDFVNITTIKPESDVNNSGLCGGPLEYCRKKHRWSFEISFRSGFVVGFVVFAFSYTAFFTYYFNLCVGSNKRNKIMPTNTTELTATRKNIAEKVDQVTQLMKISQLGRKVIRVSFAELKEAAGNFSRHNYIGLGKIGIMYKAVLPNGYPLAVKRLYESQSFEKQFKSELSALARLRHNNVISLLGYCRERKEMLLVYQYISNGNLYGWLHAGKDKNKILDWPSRIKIAVGIARGLACLHHNCHFSVVHLSLSSNAILLDQNFEAKISNFGEAIILKPGRLMFVNSSDNDMSNRVFDGSGVRELDYFKKDVYDFGILLLELITGKAPIQINNYSNRLDGSYVDWITCLLTCPSLMCNLIDKSLIGLGFDNEIFQLLRIASACIKPLSCQRPTTLELYHAISILGENYGLINNDAEILRQSEIATASTSNEIVEVEST; the protein is encoded by the exons ATGCTGCTAAAATCTCAAACCCAAATGGTTCTTAATTCAAGAGCTCTGGTTTTGCTCCACATTCTTGTCTGGTCATTGCCAGATACACTTACCCTGAGTTCTGGTACCCAGAGCGATATCTCTTGCTTGAAATCTATTAGAGATTCCTTGGAAGATCCTCTAAATCACATAGCCACTTCTTGGACCTTCAACAACCTCACAGAAGGTTCTATCTGTGGATATGTTGGGGTCAGTTGTTGGTACATATCTGAGAATAGGGTTCGAGGTCTACAATTGGCCAACATGGGGCTCAAGGGCAAGTTCCCTAGGGGCCTTGTGGACTGCAGCGAACTTATAATCTTAGACCTTTCAGGCAATGAAATTTCAGGATCAATCCCACCTTATATCAGTGAAATACTGCCGGCTGTAGAAGTGCTCAAACTCTCAAACAATAACTTGTCTGGAGAAATTCCATCGAGTATGGGTAATTGCTCTAATCTGGAGGTTCTTATACTCGACAACAACAGGCTAACGGGTCAAATACCTCAGCAACTCAACCAGCTCATCCGTCTAGAAGTCTTTAGTGTTGTTAATAATTTGTTGTCAGGGCCAGTGCCAGACTTTGTCAACATCACTACAATCAAGCCTGAGAGCGATGTAAATAATAGTGGACTATGTGGAGGGCCTTTGGAATATTGCCGTAAAAAGCATAGATGGAGCTTTGAAATTTCTTTCAGGAGTGGGTTTGTAGTTGGTTTTGTGGTTTTTGCCTTTTCATATACAGCTTTTTTTACCTACTATTTTAATCTTTGCGTGGGATCAAACAAGAGGAATAAGATAATGCCAACAAATACTACAGAATTGACAGCGACCAGGAAGAACATCGCTGAAAAAGTTGATCAAGTTACCCAATTGATGAAG ATTTCTCAGTTGGGCAGAAAAGTTATTAGAGTGAGCTTTGCAGAACTTAAAGAAGCAGCAGGCAATTTCAGCAGACACAATTACATTGGGTTGGGAAAGATTGGGATAATGTACAAGGCAGTGCTTCCAAATGGTTATCCCCTTGCAGTTAAGAGGCTATATGAGTCTCAATCTTTTGAGAAACAATTCAAATCTGAGCTATCAGCTCTGGCTAGATTGAGACACAATAACGTAATTTCCCTCTTGGGTTACtgtagagaaagaaaggaaatgCTTCTAGTATACCAATATATATCGAATGGTAACCTTTATGGCTGGCTACATGCTGGGAAAGACAAGAATAAGATCTTGGACTGGCCTTCAAGGATTAAAATTGCCGTTGGGATAGCAAGAGGCCTAGCATGCCTTCACCATAACTGTCATTTCTCCGTAGTCCATCTCAGCTTGAGTTCGAATGCTATCCTACTTGATCAGAATTTTGAGGCCAAGATATCAAATTTTGGAGAGGCAATAATCTTGAAACCTGGAAGGCTAATGTTTGTGAACTCAAGTGATAATGACATGAGCAATAGAGTTTTTGATGGCAGTGGGGTTAGGGAGTTGGATTATTTCAAAAAGGACGTCTATGATTTTGGTATTCTGCTTCTTGAGCTAATTACAGGAAAGGCACccattcaaataaataattattcaaacCGTTTGGATGGGAGTTACGTTGATTGGATTACTTGTCTTTTGACTTGCCCTTCTTTAATGTGCAATTTAATTGATAAATCTCTTATTGGGTTAGGTTTTGATAATGAAATCTTTCAGTTGCTCAGAATTGCCAGTGCCTGCATTAAGCCCTTATCTTGTCAAAGACCCACAACCCTTGAATTGTACCATGCCATAAGCATCCTTGGAGAGAATTATGGCCTCATAAATAATGATGCTGAGATATTGAGGCAATCTGAAATTGCTACTGCCAGTActtcaaatgaaattgttgaggTTGAAAGTACATAG
- the LOC142631397 gene encoding uncharacterized protein LOC142631397, translated as MSLATPNVAVAEEATCEELEKVLIDDDLEKFFQVGAQLLVEEKLELVAFLKNNIDVFAWDAYEVPRVDISFICYHLNVNFAAIPRRQPPRRSSKEHSKAIKEEGLKLKKAGAIKEVFYPEWLAHIVIMKKKNGKWRVCVYFTDLNKACPKDSFPMPRIS; from the coding sequence ATGTCTTTGGCAACACCTAATGTCGCGGTAGCAGAGGAAGCTAcatgtgaggagttagagaaagTTCTTATAGACGATGACCTtgagaagttctttcaggtGGGAGCTCAGTTGCTAGTTGAGGAGAAGTTGGAGTTGGTTGCGTTTTTAAAGAACAATATAGACGTATTTGCTTGGGACGCTTATGAGGTCCCTAGGGTTGATATTAGCTTCATCTGctatcacttaaatgtcaattttGCCGCCATTccaaggaggcaaccacctcggcgttcttctaaGGAACACTCTAAAGCTATCAAGGAAGAGGggctcaagctcaagaaggctggTGCAATTAAGGAGGTGTTTTATCCGGAATGGTTGGCCCACATAGTAatcatgaagaagaagaatgggaaatggagagtgtgtgtgtacTTCACGGacttgaacaaggcctgtcctaaagattcatttCCAATGCCTCGTATCAGCTAA